A single Cyclopterus lumpus isolate fCycLum1 chromosome 3, fCycLum1.pri, whole genome shotgun sequence DNA region contains:
- the brd7 gene encoding bromodomain-containing protein 7, whose amino-acid sequence MGKKHKKHKSEKHGYEEYGERPLKLVLKVSGNEVTTGSSSLDTFYDEQPADSDKPKEKKKKKKKDKEKSVGSPEDDKGKKKMTKKKKGQEANDEDERSRTPIRSELDKQEEKEQTPLQEALNQLIRQLQRKDPTAFFSFPVTDLIAPGYSMIIRRPMDFSTIKDKVKKNYYQSLDELKMDFRVMCENAMIYNKPETIYHKAARKLLHSGLKILNQERLESLKQSIDFMSGLDPSAKLPGKTEDQGGTSLGQNREGPSTTGAGERSQTPGTPRQEKDSKDEAAKVEKELQEIRKVIEESGGKLSNRVLQCDLEFARRKADGSTTMTILNPADPSVGDAGYCPVKLGMMSNRLQSGVNSLQGFREDKRNRITPVSYVNYGPFTSYAPTYDSSFANISKEDSDLVSSLYGEESEPLGSDSMSKFLAKSDEYVYKLADNILDAITNGEHSKTLKEAEPQVEMGTNTQEDSSDMEVAKPEASNCNRLDFLRCAAGLQAAEELSGEALHFQQKLDETTKLLRDLQEAQKERLSTKQPPNMICLLAPTAKELELAEKVTGNLAALTGQVAPCDVSSVYGIRRAMGIAVPPEPPEPFIDLTTVLEAEPMEALSGAQDPVPVITV is encoded by the exons atggGCAAGAAGCACAAAAAGCACAAGTCCGAAAAACACGGATATGAAG AGTACGGAGAGAGGCCCCTAAAGCTGGTGTTGAAGGTGTCTGGAAACGAAGTGACGACGGGAAGCTCGAGTCTGGACACTTTTTATGACGAGCAGCCGGCGGACAGCGACAAAcccaaagagaagaagaagaaaaagaagaaggataaAGAGAAGAGCGTTGGGTCTCCGGAGGACgacaagggaaagaaaaag atgacgaagaagaagaaaggacaGGAAGCGAACGATGAGGATGAACGAAGCAGAACTCCGATCCGTTCAGAGCTGGATAAACAGGAAG AAAAGGAGCAAACTCCTCTGCAGGAAGCTTTGAACCAGCTCATCAGGCAGCTCCAAAG gaaaGATCCCACGGCATTCTTCTCGTTTCCGGTGACCGACCTCATTGCTCCGGGCTACTCTATGATTATCAGACGGCCGATGGACTTCAGTACAATAAAGGACAAAGTGAAGAAAAATTACTATCAGTCGTTGGATGAACTCAAG ATGGATTTCAGGGTTATGTGCGAAAACGCCATGATTTACAACAAACCTGAGACTATTTACCATAAAGCAGCTAGAAAACTGTTACACTCTGGACTGAAGATCCTGAACCAG GAACGACTGGAGAGCCTGAAGCAGAGCATAGACTTCATGTCCGGCCTCGACCCTTCAGCCAAACTGCCGGGAAAGACTGAGGACCAAGGAGGCACCAGCCTAGGCCAGAACCGAGAAGGACCCTCGACCACAGGCGCCGGCGAGAGATCCCAGACACCCGGCACTCCCAG ACAGGAAAAGGACTCCAAGGACGAGGCGGCAAAGGTAGAGAAAGAGCTTCAGGAAATCCGCAAGGTCATCGAGGAGTCTGGAGGAAAGCTGTCCAACCGAGTGCTGCAGTGTGAC TTGGAGTTTGCCAGGCGAAAGGCTGATGGCTCCACCACCATGACCATCCTCAACCCAGCAGATCCATCAGTGGGAG ATGCTGGTTACTGTCCTGTGAAACTGGGCATGATGTCCAATCGGCTGCAGAGCGGCGTGAACAGCCTGCAGGGCTTCAGGGAGGATAAGAGGAACAGGATCACTCCAG TGTCCTACGTCAACTATGGGCCGTTTACCTCCTACGCGCCCACCTACGACTCCAGCTTCGCCAACATCAGCAAGGAGGattctgacctcgtctcctccctctaCGGCGAGGAGTCCGAGCCTCTGGGCTCAGACAG CATGTCGAAGTTCCTCGCCAAATCAGACGAGTACGTGTACAAACTGGCGGACAACATTCTGGATGCGATCACGAACGGAGAGCATTCGAAAACCCTGAAGGAAGCCGAGCCG caggtggagatgggaacaaacacacaagaggaCTCGAGTGACATGGAG GTAGCTAAACCCGAAGCATCCAACTGCAACCGGCTGGACTTCCTGCGCTGTGCTGCAGGCCTGCAGGCGGCCGAGGAGCTCTCTGGGG AGGCCCTGCACTTCCAGCAGAAATTGGACGAGACTACAAAGCTCCTGCGAGACTTGCAGGAAGCACAGAAGGAGCGTCTGAGCACTAAGCAGCCGCCTAACATGATTTGCCTGCTGGCACCAACTGCCAAGGAGCTGGAGCTGG CTGAGAAGGTGACGGGGAACTTGGCTGCGTTGACGGGTCAAGTGGCTCCATGCGACGTCAGCAGTGTCTACGGCATCAGGAGGGCCATGGGCATCGcggttcccccagagcccccCGAGCCCTTCATTGACCTCACCACAG TTCTGGAGGCTGAACCAATGGAGGCCTTGTCCGGTGCTCAAGATCCAGTTCCAGTCATCACTGTATAA